One window of the Deltaproteobacteria bacterium genome contains the following:
- a CDS encoding cupin domain-containing protein produces MRYSIADDAGPTQPARKERHMLEAAQLGNVATRLLFENERVKVWEMGLEPGESSDLHRHTLDYLLYILEGTSIDADRPDGESLRFSVEPGQIFFVPRGGTERAVNRSGTRFRELLVELKDGGACAPDPLT; encoded by the coding sequence ATGCGCTACTCTATCGCCGACGACGCGGGGCCGACGCAACCCGCGCGAAAGGAGCGCCACATGCTCGAGGCCGCCCAGCTCGGCAACGTCGCCACGCGGCTCCTGTTCGAGAACGAGCGCGTGAAGGTGTGGGAGATGGGGCTCGAGCCCGGCGAGTCGTCGGACCTCCACCGCCACACGCTCGACTACCTCCTCTACATCCTCGAGGGCACGAGCATCGACGCGGACCGGCCGGACGGCGAGTCGTTGCGCTTCTCGGTGGAGCCCGGCCAGATCTTCTTCGTGCCGCGGGGCGGCACGGAGCGCGCCGTCAACCGGAGCGGGACGCGCTTCCGCGAGTTGCTGGTCGAGCTGAAGGACGGGGGTGCGTGCGCACCGGACCCGCTCACCTGA
- a CDS encoding carboxymuconolactone decarboxylase family protein, giving the protein MARLPYVDPASAPEHVHEVLDRLPVNLNVFRMMAHAENDFRPLVGLGTAILGRQKLSAKLRELAILRVAALSPARYEWVQHVPIAQATGAADAQIAALERGDIAADAFDPLECAVLRFTTEVVRDVRASDATFAELARRLSAQEIVELILTVGYYMMIARLLETTAVDLDPPAGTKVVDAIR; this is encoded by the coding sequence GTGGCCCGCCTCCCCTACGTCGATCCCGCCAGCGCGCCGGAGCACGTGCACGAGGTGCTCGACCGGCTCCCCGTGAACCTGAACGTCTTCCGCATGATGGCGCACGCGGAGAACGACTTCCGCCCGCTGGTCGGGCTCGGCACGGCCATCCTCGGGCGCCAGAAGCTCTCGGCGAAGCTCCGCGAGCTGGCCATCCTGCGCGTCGCCGCCCTCTCCCCGGCGCGCTACGAGTGGGTGCAGCACGTGCCGATCGCGCAGGCGACGGGTGCGGCCGACGCCCAGATCGCCGCCCTCGAGCGCGGCGACATCGCGGCCGACGCCTTCGATCCGCTCGAGTGCGCGGTGCTCCGCTTCACGACCGAGGTGGTGCGCGACGTGCGCGCCTCCGACGCGACCTTCGCCGAGCTCGCCCGGCGCCTCTCCGCGCAGGAGATCGTCGAGCTGATCCTCACCGTCGGTTACTACATGATGATCGCGCGCCTCCTCGAGACGACCGCGGTCGACCTCGACCCGCCGGCCGGGACGAAGGTGGTGGACGCGATCAGGTGA
- a CDS encoding SDR family oxidoreductase → MAGESTRFAGRVAVVTGAASGIGKATAARLAREGARVAAVDRHLVGAEETAAAIRAAGGTARAYACDVADSAQVAAAAQAIERDLSSVDVLANVAGIGDAVGSDITELDDARWNLVLAVNLSGTFYWCRALLPGMAARGCGAVVNVSSLAGRSKSANAGAAYTASKAGLLGLTRHLAFDYGPRGVRVNAICPGGVDTPLLRAGRAGETPEERSVRLTAYGHFMPIKRISTPDEQAAAIAFLASDEASYINGVSLDVNGGLFMA, encoded by the coding sequence ATGGCGGGTGAGTCCACGCGCTTCGCCGGCCGGGTCGCCGTCGTGACAGGCGCGGCGAGCGGTATCGGGAAGGCGACGGCCGCCCGCCTCGCGCGCGAGGGCGCCCGGGTCGCGGCGGTCGACCGGCACCTGGTCGGCGCCGAGGAGACGGCGGCCGCCATCCGCGCCGCTGGCGGCACGGCGCGGGCCTACGCCTGCGACGTCGCCGACAGCGCGCAGGTCGCGGCGGCGGCGCAGGCGATCGAGCGTGACCTGAGCTCCGTCGACGTGCTCGCCAACGTGGCCGGCATCGGCGACGCCGTCGGGAGCGACATCACGGAGCTCGACGACGCGCGCTGGAACCTCGTCCTCGCCGTCAACCTGAGCGGCACCTTCTACTGGTGCCGCGCACTCCTTCCGGGCATGGCAGCGCGCGGGTGCGGTGCGGTGGTGAACGTCTCCTCCCTCGCCGGGCGCTCGAAGAGCGCGAACGCCGGGGCCGCCTACACGGCGAGCAAGGCGGGGCTCCTCGGCCTCACGCGTCACCTCGCCTTCGACTACGGCCCGCGCGGCGTGCGCGTGAACGCCATCTGCCCGGGCGGCGTCGACACGCCGCTCCTGCGTGCCGGCCGCGCCGGCGAGACGCCGGAGGAGCGCTCTGTCCGCCTCACCGCGTACGGCCACTTCATGCCCATCAAGCGCATCTCGACCCCCGACGAGCAGGCCGCCGCGATCGCCTTCCTCGCCTCGGACGAGGCCTCCTACATCAACGGCGTCTCGCTCGACGTGAACGGCGGCCTCTTCATGGCCTGA
- the thiD gene encoding bifunctional hydroxymethylpyrimidine kinase/phosphomethylpyrimidine kinase, which translates to MTGVPVALTIAGSDPSGGAGIQADLRTFAAFGVYGASVVTALTAQDRRGVQAIAEVAPAFVARQLDAVLDELEVRAAKTGMLHRAGVIDAVVARLRARPLPPLVVDPVMAATSGDVLLEPAGIAVLRDRLLPLATLVTPNLHEAEVLTGRAVTTVAEMREAARALVGLGARGVLLKGGHLAGDAVDVLYDGRGFRELRASRIEGRRLHGTGCVLSAAITAALALGRGLEDAVAEAKRHITRVIATAPEVGDGSRCTASAPKERP; encoded by the coding sequence GTGACCGGCGTCCCCGTCGCGCTCACCATCGCGGGCTCCGACCCGAGCGGCGGGGCGGGCATCCAGGCCGATCTCCGCACCTTCGCGGCCTTCGGCGTGTACGGCGCGAGCGTCGTGACCGCGCTCACGGCGCAGGACAGGCGCGGCGTGCAGGCGATCGCGGAGGTCGCGCCGGCCTTCGTCGCCCGGCAGCTCGATGCCGTGCTCGACGAGCTCGAGGTGCGCGCGGCGAAGACCGGCATGCTCCACCGCGCCGGCGTGATCGACGCCGTCGTCGCCCGCCTGCGGGCGCGGCCGCTGCCGCCCCTGGTCGTCGACCCGGTGATGGCGGCGACCAGCGGGGACGTGCTGCTCGAGCCTGCCGGGATCGCCGTGCTCCGCGACCGCCTCCTGCCCCTCGCCACGCTCGTCACGCCGAACCTCCACGAGGCGGAGGTGCTGACGGGCCGCGCGGTCACGACCGTCGCCGAGATGCGCGAGGCGGCGCGCGCGCTGGTCGGGCTGGGCGCCCGCGGCGTGCTCCTCAAGGGCGGTCACCTCGCGGGCGATGCGGTCGACGTGCTCTACGACGGCCGCGGGTTCCGCGAGCTGCGCGCGTCCCGCATCGAGGGCCGACGCCTCCACGGCACGGGCTGCGTGCTCTCGGCCGCGATCACGGCCGCGCTCGCCCTCGGACGTGGCCTGGAGGACGCGGTGGCGGAGGCCAAGCGCCACATCACGCGCGTGATCGCGACCGCGCCCGAGGTCGGCGACGGCTCACGCTGCACGGCGAGCGCGCCGAAGGAACGGCCATGA
- a CDS encoding amidohydrolase: MLHRLPWDGAIDADGHILEPPDLWDRYLEPAHRDRPLGVRRGSDGLEYLEIAGKPSKMVRKNLPAGLGAMDLVGKIPPPPRAPTGLMYLDNAGLGAWDAKERLERLERENLAAGILYPTLGVLWEAECEDLELAQAYTRAYNRWIVDFCRDGGGRLVPIAHISLGLPEAAERELERAARDGVKGVFVAPFVMTRKPPGHPDHDRVFRLAEETGLPVGIHPTFEPFWAAPGRFGRMTDASLAFLINVTAPDAVRHAFTSFFQFGVFEKFPRLKVVVLESGAGWIGHWLERMDAVHASPLGRSVPLKEKPSFYFQRQCWISCDPDERSLVGVIPLVGERRFFWASDFPHPDHPPEYVKELTELVGLLPPSARRPLLGDNVREAYGLPPRPEAGAGRAA, from the coding sequence GTGCTTCACCGCCTGCCCTGGGACGGCGCGATCGATGCCGACGGGCACATCCTCGAGCCGCCCGACCTCTGGGACCGCTACCTCGAGCCCGCCCATCGGGACCGCCCGCTCGGCGTGCGCAGGGGGTCCGACGGCCTCGAGTACCTGGAGATCGCCGGCAAGCCGTCCAAAATGGTCCGCAAGAACCTGCCCGCCGGCCTGGGCGCGATGGACCTGGTGGGGAAGATCCCGCCCCCGCCCCGTGCGCCGACCGGCCTCATGTACCTCGACAACGCCGGCCTCGGCGCGTGGGACGCGAAGGAGCGCCTCGAGCGGCTCGAGCGCGAGAACCTCGCCGCCGGCATCCTCTACCCCACGCTCGGCGTCCTGTGGGAGGCCGAGTGCGAGGACCTCGAGCTGGCGCAGGCCTACACGCGCGCCTACAACCGCTGGATCGTCGACTTCTGCCGCGACGGCGGCGGCCGCCTGGTGCCGATCGCGCACATCTCCCTCGGTCTCCCCGAGGCGGCCGAGCGCGAGCTCGAGCGCGCGGCGCGCGACGGCGTGAAGGGCGTTTTCGTCGCGCCCTTCGTCATGACGAGGAAGCCGCCGGGTCATCCCGACCACGACCGCGTCTTCCGCCTCGCCGAGGAGACCGGCCTCCCGGTCGGCATCCACCCGACCTTCGAGCCCTTCTGGGCCGCGCCCGGGCGCTTCGGGCGCATGACCGACGCCTCGCTCGCCTTCCTCATCAACGTGACCGCGCCGGACGCCGTGCGCCACGCCTTCACCTCGTTCTTCCAGTTCGGCGTGTTCGAGAAGTTCCCGCGCCTGAAGGTGGTGGTGCTCGAGTCGGGCGCGGGCTGGATCGGCCACTGGCTCGAGCGCATGGACGCGGTCCACGCCTCGCCGCTCGGCCGCAGCGTCCCCTTGAAGGAGAAGCCGAGCTTCTACTTCCAGCGCCAGTGCTGGATCTCGTGCGATCCCGACGAGCGCTCGCTCGTGGGCGTGATCCCGCTGGTCGGCGAGCGGCGCTTCTTCTGGGCCTCCGATTTTCCGCACCCCGATCACCCACCGGAGTACGTGAAGGAGCTGACCGAGCTGGTGGGGCTCCTGCCGCCCTCCGCGCGCCGGCCGCTCCTCGGCGACAACGTGCGCGAGGCCTACGGCCTCCCGCCGCGGCCCGAGGCCGGCGCCGGCCGGGCGGCGTGA
- a CDS encoding peroxiredoxin has translation MAIQLGDIAPDFEAETTEGKIRFHEWVGNKWCLLMSHPKDFTPVCTTELGYVAKIKAELEKRNCKAIAVSVDDIKSHKGWLGDIEETQHAKMNFPLIGDPDRKVSNLYGMIHPKANDTLTVRSVFLIDPNKKVRAMITYPASTGRNFDEILRVLDSLQLTDQYQVATPVNWKQGDDCVIVPSLTDPAELKRKFPKGYKALKPYLRMTPQPNR, from the coding sequence ATGGCGATCCAACTGGGGGACATCGCGCCCGACTTCGAAGCGGAGACCACGGAGGGGAAGATCCGCTTCCACGAGTGGGTCGGCAACAAGTGGTGCCTGCTCATGTCGCATCCCAAGGACTTCACGCCGGTCTGCACCACGGAGCTCGGCTACGTCGCGAAGATCAAGGCCGAGCTCGAGAAGCGCAACTGCAAGGCCATCGCGGTGAGCGTGGACGACATCAAGTCGCACAAGGGCTGGCTCGGCGACATCGAGGAGACGCAGCACGCCAAGATGAACTTCCCGCTCATCGGCGATCCGGACCGGAAGGTCTCGAACCTCTACGGCATGATCCACCCGAAGGCGAACGACACGCTCACCGTGCGCTCGGTCTTCCTCATCGACCCGAACAAGAAGGTGCGGGCGATGATCACCTACCCCGCGAGCACGGGGCGCAACTTCGACGAGATCCTGCGCGTCCTCGACTCGCTCCAGCTGACCGACCAGTACCAGGTGGCGACGCCCGTCAACTGGAAGCAGGGCGACGACTGCGTGATCGTGCCGTCGCTCACGGATCCGGCGGAGCTGAAGCGCAAGTTCCCGAAGGGCTACAAGGCACTCAAGCCCTACCTCCGGATGACGCCGCAGCCGAACCGCTGA
- a CDS encoding MAPEG family protein, translated as MNVAVFCTGMLGLLVFGLGFGVSALRGSTRTNFAYTVDPTDRLYKMVRAHGNAAEYAPMLAILILYLGSQQPGRFVTWTFVAATACRYLHALGMILAKSLDRTDPLRFVGALGTYVTGFMLVAAVLR; from the coding sequence ATGAATGTCGCCGTCTTCTGCACGGGTATGCTGGGGCTGCTCGTGTTCGGACTCGGGTTCGGGGTGTCGGCGCTGCGGGGGTCGACCAGGACGAACTTCGCCTACACGGTCGACCCGACCGACCGGCTCTACAAGATGGTGCGGGCGCACGGGAACGCCGCCGAATACGCACCCATGCTGGCCATCCTGATCCTGTACCTGGGCTCGCAGCAGCCGGGGCGCTTCGTGACATGGACCTTCGTGGCCGCGACCGCGTGCCGCTACCTGCACGCGCTCGGGATGATCCTGGCGAAGAGCCTCGACCGGACCGACCCGCTGCGCTTCGTGGGCGCGCTCGGGACCTACGTCACGGGCTTCATGCTGGTGGCGGCGGTGCTCCGGTGA
- a CDS encoding glutamine synthetase, with the protein MPGNLSREALEKLVRGGEIDTVLVAFPDLQGRLMGKRVTGSFFLDQVARGGMHACAYLLTVDVDMTPLPGYRMASWATGYQDFHAVPDWTTLRRIPWLEKTALVLCDLEDEHHQPIEASPRRILQRQVERAAARGYRVHVASELEFFLFRDSYETARRKRYSGLQPIGYYAEDYHILQTTKEEFVHRDIRNGMLGAGIQVESSKGEWSAGQQEINLRHGEPIPTADDHVIYKNGAKEIAHAKGVSITFMAKVDMSQAGSSFHLHSSLWNRAGRRNLFHEQGKPHGSALFGHWVAGQMACARELAWFYAPYVNSYKRYQAGTFAPTRIAWSWDNRTTGFRPCGEGPSLRVENRIPGADANPYLAFAATIAAGLHGVEKKLKPPPLYRGNAYEDDRLPRVPGSLREAVAALEKGKVAREAFGEEVYEHYLHTARLELEAFDKVVTSWELERNFERI; encoded by the coding sequence ATGCCCGGCAACCTGAGTCGCGAGGCCCTCGAGAAGCTCGTGCGCGGCGGCGAGATCGACACGGTCCTGGTCGCCTTCCCCGACTTGCAGGGCCGGCTCATGGGAAAGCGTGTCACCGGGAGCTTCTTCCTGGACCAGGTGGCGCGCGGCGGGATGCATGCCTGCGCCTATCTCCTCACGGTCGACGTCGACATGACGCCGCTCCCCGGCTACCGCATGGCGAGCTGGGCGACCGGCTACCAGGACTTCCACGCCGTGCCCGACTGGACGACGCTCCGCCGCATCCCCTGGCTCGAGAAGACGGCGCTCGTCCTGTGCGATCTCGAGGACGAGCATCACCAGCCCATCGAGGCGTCCCCGCGCCGCATCCTCCAGCGCCAGGTCGAGCGCGCGGCCGCGCGCGGCTACCGGGTCCACGTCGCCTCCGAGCTCGAGTTCTTCCTCTTCAGGGATTCCTACGAGACGGCGCGGAGGAAGCGCTACAGCGGCCTCCAGCCGATCGGCTACTACGCCGAGGACTACCACATCCTGCAGACCACCAAGGAGGAGTTCGTCCACCGCGACATCCGAAACGGCATGCTGGGCGCCGGCATCCAGGTCGAGTCGAGCAAGGGCGAGTGGAGCGCCGGGCAGCAGGAGATCAACCTGCGCCACGGCGAGCCCATCCCCACCGCCGACGACCACGTCATCTACAAGAACGGCGCCAAGGAGATCGCGCACGCGAAGGGCGTCAGCATCACCTTCATGGCGAAGGTCGACATGAGCCAGGCCGGGTCGAGCTTTCACCTGCACTCGAGCCTGTGGAACAGGGCCGGGCGGCGGAACCTCTTCCACGAGCAGGGGAAGCCGCACGGCTCGGCGCTCTTCGGCCACTGGGTGGCGGGCCAGATGGCGTGCGCGCGCGAGCTCGCGTGGTTCTATGCGCCCTACGTCAACTCCTACAAGCGCTACCAGGCGGGGACGTTCGCGCCCACGCGCATCGCCTGGTCGTGGGACAACCGTACGACCGGCTTTCGCCCGTGCGGCGAAGGCCCGTCGCTCCGGGTCGAGAACCGCATCCCCGGCGCGGACGCGAACCCCTACCTGGCCTTCGCCGCGACCATCGCCGCCGGCCTCCACGGCGTCGAGAAGAAGTTGAAGCCGCCGCCCCTCTACCGCGGCAACGCCTACGAGGACGACCGCCTGCCGCGGGTGCCGGGCTCGCTGCGTGAGGCGGTGGCGGCCCTCGAGAAGGGCAAGGTCGCGCGCGAGGCCTTCGGCGAGGAAGTCTACGAGCACTACCTGCACACGGCGCGGCTCGAGCTCGAGGCGTTCGACAAGGTGGTCACGAGCTGGGAGCTCGAGCGGAACTTCGAGAGGATCTGA
- a CDS encoding glucose 1-dehydrogenase encodes MRLAGKIAFITGAGMGQGREGALLFAKEGASVVVADIDPKAARETVTMIERRGGQALAVVGDVAKEADVKRMIAAGAKRFRGLHILYNNAGVLWKDKDRSVLDTKEADWDRVQAINLKGPFLVMKHGIPHLIRSGGGSIINVGSVSALAGFTVAQDSYTSAKGALISLTKSIAIQLARQNVRCNIIHPGIIDTPMQAPHLKDPAKRKSFEDAIPLGRIAHPREIAHVALFLASDESSYVTGAEIVADGGFTAQ; translated from the coding sequence ATGCGGCTGGCGGGCAAGATCGCGTTCATCACCGGGGCGGGGATGGGGCAGGGACGCGAGGGCGCGCTGCTCTTCGCGAAGGAGGGCGCATCGGTCGTCGTCGCCGACATCGACCCCAAGGCGGCCAGGGAGACGGTCACGATGATCGAGCGCCGGGGCGGGCAGGCGCTCGCGGTCGTGGGCGACGTCGCGAAGGAGGCCGACGTGAAGCGCATGATCGCCGCCGGCGCGAAGCGCTTCCGCGGCCTGCACATCCTCTACAACAACGCCGGCGTCCTCTGGAAGGACAAGGACAGGTCGGTCCTCGACACCAAGGAGGCCGACTGGGACCGCGTGCAGGCGATCAACCTGAAGGGGCCGTTCCTCGTGATGAAGCACGGCATTCCCCACCTGATCCGCTCGGGCGGCGGCTCGATCATCAACGTGGGCTCGGTCTCTGCCCTGGCCGGCTTCACCGTAGCGCAGGACTCGTACACCAGCGCCAAGGGCGCGCTCATCTCGCTCACGAAATCGATCGCCATCCAGCTCGCGCGCCAGAACGTGCGCTGCAACATCATCCACCCCGGGATCATCGACACGCCGATGCAGGCGCCCCATCTGAAGGACCCGGCCAAGCGGAAATCGTTCGAGGACGCGATCCCGCTCGGCCGGATCGCGCACCCGCGCGAGATCGCGCACGTCGCGCTCTTCCTCGCCTCGGACGAGTCGTCCTACGTGACGGGCGCGGAGATCGTGGCCGACGGGGGGTTCACGGCGCAGTAG
- a CDS encoding cytochrome P450, producing the protein MTPTTHLALDDIKLGDLALWLRPDREGIFAKLRAERPVSFHEEADFPGVPKGPGFWAVTRYADVVRASMDAEAFVSGHGVSIPDQTPELNEFFGSMISMDAPRHTKLRKLVSAGFTPRTIKQVEEAVRAQARRIVDAVAPKGACDFVEEVAAALPLRIICDMMGIPESDHRRIFELTNIILGVGDPEYASSRDDLIAAALELFQYAQALADARRTHPRDDITTALIQAEVDGERLTSQELGSFFILLVVAGNETTRNAISHGMKALTDFPAERARWMADFERIAPAAVEEIVRWATPVIHFRRTATRDVEIGGQPIRAGDKVVLWYNSANRDEAFWTDPYRFDATRTPNDHLGFGAGGPHFCLGANLARREIKVMFDELLHRLPDIHVTGAPDMLQSAFIHGIKRMRVEFTPAR; encoded by the coding sequence GTGACGCCCACCACCCACCTCGCGCTGGACGACATCAAACTGGGCGACCTGGCGCTCTGGCTCCGCCCCGACCGCGAGGGCATCTTCGCGAAGCTCCGCGCCGAGCGCCCGGTGTCGTTCCACGAGGAGGCCGACTTCCCGGGCGTGCCGAAGGGGCCCGGCTTCTGGGCGGTGACGCGCTACGCGGACGTCGTGCGGGCGAGCATGGACGCGGAGGCCTTCGTCTCCGGGCACGGCGTCAGCATCCCCGACCAGACGCCCGAGCTGAACGAGTTCTTCGGCTCGATGATCAGCATGGACGCCCCCCGGCACACGAAGCTCCGGAAGCTGGTGAGTGCCGGGTTCACCCCCCGCACCATCAAGCAGGTCGAAGAGGCCGTGCGGGCGCAGGCGCGCCGGATCGTCGATGCGGTGGCCCCCAAGGGGGCGTGCGACTTCGTCGAGGAGGTCGCCGCGGCGCTCCCCCTGCGCATCATCTGCGACATGATGGGCATCCCCGAGTCCGACCACCGGCGCATCTTCGAGCTCACGAACATCATCCTCGGCGTGGGCGATCCCGAGTACGCCAGCAGCCGCGACGACCTCATCGCGGCGGCGCTCGAGCTCTTCCAGTACGCCCAGGCGCTCGCGGACGCGCGCCGCACCCACCCCCGCGACGACATCACCACGGCCCTCATCCAGGCCGAGGTCGACGGCGAGCGCCTGACCAGCCAGGAGCTCGGGTCGTTCTTCATCCTCCTCGTGGTCGCGGGCAACGAGACGACGCGCAACGCGATCAGCCACGGCATGAAGGCGCTCACCGACTTCCCCGCCGAGCGCGCGCGATGGATGGCCGATTTCGAGCGGATCGCGCCGGCCGCCGTCGAGGAGATCGTACGCTGGGCCACGCCCGTGATCCACTTCCGGCGCACGGCGACGCGCGACGTCGAGATCGGCGGGCAGCCGATCCGCGCCGGCGACAAGGTCGTTCTCTGGTACAACTCGGCGAACCGCGACGAGGCGTTCTGGACCGATCCCTACCGCTTCGACGCCACGCGCACGCCGAACGACCACCTCGGCTTCGGGGCGGGCGGCCCGCACTTCTGCCTGGGCGCGAACCTCGCCCGCCGCGAGATCAAGGTGATGTTCGACGAGCTGCTGCACCGCCTGCCCGACATCCACGTCACGGGGGCGCCCGACATGCTCCAGTCGGCGTTCATCCACGGCATCAAGCGCATGCGGGTCGAGTTCACGCCGGCGCGCTGA
- a CDS encoding acyl-CoA dehydrogenase: protein MDLVLSEEQELLQHTAREFVAGRSSLKRIRALRDTADPDGFSRALWREMARLGWTGIILPEEHGGLGLGYRDLMVVMEELGRGLMPEPMLSTVLLGANAILLGGSDAQRREHLPAAAAGERFLALAWQEPGSRYDPHHVETRAERAGGGWRLRGEKIQVLDGAAADRLAVSARTAGGAGDVDGITLFVIRPDAPGVALERQVRVDGRGAALLHLADARVEADAVLGEVGRAGALLARVLDRATIGLTAEMLGSMRAAFEMTIDYLQTRIQFDVPIGSFQALKHRAARMFVELELARSAVMHAHRVIDEGRDDTAVARAASIAKARCSDAFVLIGNEGVQIHGGIGMTDEHDIGFFLKRARTAQLTFGDAAWHRDRMARLDGY, encoded by the coding sequence ATGGACCTGGTCCTCTCGGAGGAGCAGGAGCTCCTCCAGCACACGGCACGCGAGTTCGTCGCGGGGCGTTCGTCCTTGAAGCGCATCCGCGCGCTGCGCGACACGGCCGATCCGGACGGCTTCTCGCGCGCGCTCTGGCGCGAGATGGCGCGGCTCGGCTGGACGGGCATCATCCTGCCGGAGGAGCACGGCGGCCTCGGGCTCGGCTACCGGGACCTGATGGTCGTCATGGAGGAGCTCGGGCGCGGCCTCATGCCCGAACCGATGCTGTCGACGGTCCTCCTCGGCGCGAACGCCATCCTGCTCGGCGGCAGCGATGCGCAGCGCCGTGAGCACCTCCCCGCGGCGGCCGCGGGGGAGCGTTTCCTCGCGCTCGCCTGGCAGGAGCCCGGCAGCCGCTACGACCCGCACCACGTCGAGACGCGTGCCGAGCGTGCCGGCGGCGGCTGGCGGCTCCGCGGCGAGAAGATCCAGGTGCTCGATGGCGCCGCCGCGGACCGCCTCGCCGTGTCGGCGCGCACGGCCGGCGGGGCGGGCGACGTCGACGGCATCACGCTGTTCGTGATCCGCCCCGACGCGCCCGGCGTGGCGCTCGAGCGGCAGGTGCGTGTCGACGGCCGGGGCGCGGCGCTCCTCCACCTGGCCGATGCCCGCGTCGAGGCCGACGCCGTGCTCGGCGAGGTCGGCCGCGCCGGCGCGCTCCTGGCGCGCGTCCTCGACCGGGCGACGATCGGTCTCACCGCCGAGATGCTGGGCAGCATGCGCGCCGCCTTCGAGATGACGATCGACTACCTGCAGACGCGCATCCAGTTCGACGTGCCGATCGGGAGCTTCCAGGCGCTCAAGCACCGCGCGGCGCGGATGTTCGTCGAGCTCGAGCTCGCGCGCTCGGCCGTCATGCACGCGCACCGCGTGATCGACGAGGGGCGCGACGACACCGCCGTCGCGCGCGCCGCCAGCATCGCGAAGGCCCGCTGCTCGGATGCCTTCGTGCTGATCGGCAACGAGGGCGTGCAGATACACGGCGGCATCGGCATGACCGACGAGCACGACATCGGCTTCTTCCTGAAGCGCGCGCGCACCGCGCAGCTCACTTTCGGCGACGCGGCCTGGCACCGCGACCGGATGGCGCGGCTGGACGGGTACTGA
- a CDS encoding acyl-CoA dehydrogenase, giving the protein MADLESFREETRRWLVANAPASMYTPPQSPDEVCWGGRKARYPDDVKRWLDVTAERGWTAPTWPREYGGGALSKAEAKVLAEEMAKLRLRPPLIGFGLSMIGPLLLQEGSEELKREHLPPMVRGEIRWCQGYSEPGAGSDLAGLQTRAVRDGDVFVLNGQKVWTSFADKADWMFLLVRTDFEAPKHSGITFLLMDMETPGVTVRPIKLISGSSPFCETFLADVRVPVRNVVGRVNGGWLLAKALLGHERTMIADAFKERDDATRLVSLARRYVGEESGRVADARVRDRIAQIEMDQACLDLTLARARDGAKAGHKPGPESSIFKLYGTELNQRRRELMVEMLGPQALGWEGPGFAEEELRTTRDWLRSRGNSIEGGTSEIQLNIIAKRVLGLPDD; this is encoded by the coding sequence ATGGCCGACCTGGAGAGCTTCCGCGAGGAGACCCGCCGCTGGCTGGTCGCGAACGCCCCGGCGTCGATGTACACGCCGCCGCAGAGTCCCGACGAGGTCTGCTGGGGCGGCAGAAAGGCGCGCTACCCCGACGACGTCAAGCGCTGGCTCGACGTGACGGCCGAGCGCGGCTGGACCGCGCCCACCTGGCCGCGCGAGTACGGCGGCGGCGCGCTCTCGAAGGCCGAGGCGAAGGTGCTGGCGGAGGAGATGGCGAAGCTGCGTCTTCGCCCGCCGCTCATCGGCTTCGGCCTCTCCATGATCGGCCCGCTCCTGCTGCAGGAGGGCAGCGAGGAGTTGAAGCGCGAGCACCTGCCGCCCATGGTGCGCGGCGAGATCCGCTGGTGCCAGGGCTACTCCGAGCCGGGTGCGGGCTCCGACCTGGCGGGCCTCCAGACCCGGGCCGTGCGCGACGGCGACGTCTTCGTGCTGAACGGGCAGAAGGTGTGGACCTCGTTCGCCGACAAGGCGGACTGGATGTTCCTCCTCGTGCGCACCGACTTCGAGGCGCCCAAGCACTCGGGCATCACCTTCCTGCTCATGGACATGGAGACGCCGGGCGTGACGGTCCGGCCGATCAAGCTGATCAGCGGCTCCTCGCCCTTCTGCGAGACGTTCCTCGCCGACGTACGCGTGCCGGTGCGCAACGTGGTCGGGCGCGTGAACGGCGGCTGGCTGCTCGCGAAGGCCCTCCTCGGCCACGAGCGCACCATGATCGCCGACGCGTTCAAGGAACGCGACGACGCGACGCGGCTCGTGTCGCTCGCCCGCCGCTACGTCGGCGAGGAGAGCGGGCGCGTCGCGGATGCGCGCGTCCGTGACCGCATCGCGCAGATCGAGATGGACCAGGCCTGTCTCGATCTCACGCTCGCGCGCGCGCGCGACGGCGCCAAGGCCGGCCACAAGCCCGGGCCCGAGTCGTCGATCTTCAAGCTCTACGGGACGGAGCTGAACCAGCGCCGCCGCGAGCTGATGGTGGAGATGCTGGGGCCGCAGGCGCTCGGCTGGGAGGGCCCGGGGTTCGCGGAGGAGGAGCTCAGGACCACGCGCGACTGGCTCCGCTCGCGCGGCAACTCGATCGAGGGCGGCACCTCGGAGATCCAGCTCAACATCATCGCCAAGCGCGTGCTCGGGCTCCCCGACGACTGA